From a region of the Actinopolymorpha singaporensis genome:
- a CDS encoding FAD-dependent monooxygenase: protein MSTQQRRAVVVGAGVGGLAAAAALARDGWQVDLLERRPRIQAVGAGLSLWPNALRAIAAVEPTAVDRLRGHNELQDMVGLRRPDGRWLSRVDPSPADTADAFTIPLMVTRPKLYDVLRDLVPGEALHLGRTVTGVDLGPAAAVVRTDDEEFPADLVVAADGIHSRLRTLVDPRTRTRGAGYVTWRALIPPESAPALQSGSETWGRGQRFGCIPLANGGIYWYATLAHADPRYRADGSEDVPGLFADWHDPVPRLLEATPPDRIIRTDIELLWPLPRTFVRDRLVLLGDAAHAMTPDLGQGACQALEDAVELATVVRAAGPGEVPAALPEYDRLRRARTTGLAKQARLLGKIGQLRNPLGARLRDRLISLVPANSASRSLTFPTTWEPTESTGPTGARS from the coding sequence ATGAGTACGCAGCAGCGCAGGGCGGTCGTGGTCGGTGCCGGAGTCGGCGGACTGGCGGCTGCTGCCGCGCTGGCACGCGACGGCTGGCAGGTCGACCTGCTCGAACGCCGGCCCCGGATCCAGGCCGTCGGTGCCGGCCTCTCGCTGTGGCCGAACGCCCTCCGGGCGATCGCCGCCGTCGAACCCACCGCCGTCGACCGGCTGCGCGGGCACAACGAGCTGCAGGACATGGTCGGGCTGCGCCGGCCGGACGGGCGCTGGCTCAGCCGGGTCGACCCCAGCCCGGCCGACACCGCGGACGCCTTCACCATTCCGCTGATGGTGACCCGGCCGAAGTTGTACGACGTACTCCGCGATCTCGTGCCCGGCGAGGCGCTCCACCTGGGCCGCACCGTGACCGGCGTGGACCTCGGGCCCGCCGCCGCGGTCGTACGGACCGACGACGAGGAGTTCCCCGCCGACCTGGTGGTGGCCGCCGACGGCATCCACAGCCGGCTGCGGACACTGGTCGACCCCAGGACCCGGACGCGCGGTGCCGGCTACGTGACCTGGCGGGCGCTGATCCCGCCGGAGTCCGCACCCGCGCTCCAGTCGGGCAGCGAGACGTGGGGGCGCGGCCAGCGGTTCGGCTGCATTCCGCTCGCCAACGGGGGCATCTACTGGTACGCGACGCTCGCGCACGCCGACCCGCGTTACCGTGCAGACGGGAGCGAGGACGTGCCCGGCCTGTTCGCGGACTGGCACGACCCTGTTCCCCGGCTGCTCGAGGCAACCCCGCCGGACCGGATCATCCGTACCGACATCGAACTACTGTGGCCGCTGCCGCGCACGTTCGTCCGCGACCGGCTGGTGCTCCTCGGCGACGCCGCGCACGCGATGACGCCAGACCTCGGCCAGGGCGCGTGCCAGGCGCTGGAGGACGCGGTGGAGCTCGCGACCGTCGTCCGTGCCGCCGGCCCCGGCGAGGTGCCCGCGGCGCTGCCGGAGTACGACCGGCTCCGCCGGGCGCGGACCACCGGGCTCGCCAAGCAGGCACGTCTGCTCGGGAAGATCGGCCAGCTGCGCAACCCGTTGGGCGCGCGGCTGCGGGACCGGCTCATCTCGCTGGTGCCGGCGAACTCCGCCAGCCGGAGCCTCACCTTTCCCACCACCTGGGAGCCGACGGAGTCGACCGGGCCGACCGGCGCTCGGTCCTAG
- a CDS encoding TetR/AcrR family transcriptional regulator, with product MTPDAPRLPGPSRPARTTRADALLDAAIAVVADTGLRGLTHRSVDARAQVPAGSASYYFRTRVALLQAILQRLIDLDAADSAAYLPFADEASAQATDLTGMAAGWARLFAHWLGPGRQRLRARYALYLEGRHHPELHELLDTASAQFVGGARELLAAAGAPDPDRDGPLLVALLDGLLYDQIIRGGPGVDEAELRRRIEVILGAVLPHLARWGVP from the coding sequence GTGACGCCCGACGCACCGCGACTACCCGGCCCCTCTCGCCCCGCCCGTACGACCAGGGCCGACGCGCTGCTGGACGCCGCGATCGCGGTGGTCGCCGACACCGGGCTGCGCGGCCTCACCCACCGCTCGGTCGACGCCCGGGCGCAGGTTCCGGCGGGCTCGGCCAGCTACTACTTCCGCACCCGGGTGGCGTTGCTGCAGGCGATCCTGCAGCGGCTGATCGACCTCGACGCGGCCGACTCCGCGGCGTACCTCCCCTTCGCCGACGAGGCATCGGCCCAGGCCACCGACCTGACCGGAATGGCGGCGGGCTGGGCCCGGCTGTTCGCCCACTGGCTCGGACCCGGACGGCAGCGCCTGCGTGCCCGCTACGCGCTCTACCTGGAGGGCCGCCACCACCCTGAGCTGCACGAACTGCTGGACACCGCGAGCGCGCAGTTCGTCGGGGGAGCGCGAGAACTGCTGGCGGCGGCGGGCGCCCCCGATCCCGACCGCGACGGGCCACTGCTGGTCGCGCTGCTCGACGGCCTGCTCTACGACCAGATCATCCGTGGCGGGCCGGGCGTCGACGAGGCCGAACTCCGCCGCCGGATCGAGGTGATCCTCGGCGCCGTCCTGCCGCACCTGGCCCGGTGGGGCGTGCCGTGA
- a CDS encoding SSI family serine proteinase inhibitor, with the protein MPTSDSPPQTRLSVTVWDRPDAEPRTFELTEDPPAGTHPRPEAAVAAIEAAPRPFEPVPRDAMCTQIYGGPQRAVIEGMWRGQRVHASYDKKNGCEIARWKALGAVLDPE; encoded by the coding sequence ATGCCGACGTCCGACAGCCCTCCCCAGACCCGGCTCTCCGTCACCGTCTGGGACCGCCCCGACGCCGAGCCGCGGACGTTCGAGCTCACCGAGGATCCGCCGGCCGGCACCCATCCCCGCCCGGAGGCCGCGGTCGCCGCGATCGAGGCCGCGCCCCGGCCGTTCGAACCCGTTCCCCGCGACGCGATGTGCACCCAGATCTACGGCGGACCGCAGCGCGCCGTCATCGAGGGCATGTGGCGAGGGCAGCGCGTCCACGCGTCGTACGACAAGAAGAACGGCTGCGAGATCGCCCGGTGGAAGGCTCTCGGCGCGGTCCTCGACCCGGAGTGA